The Bradyrhizobium sp. WBAH42 genome includes a window with the following:
- a CDS encoding L-idonate 5-dehydrogenase: MTSTALAATLFGPEDLRMIEHPLDKLSQGMVRIRFGAGGICGSDMHYFRHARTGDFVVKSPLVLGHEISGEVVEISGTAANLKVGDRVAVNPSRWCGHCVACREGRSNLCENIYFMGSASKTPHMQGGFANYFDAIPAQCVKIPDHVSYQAAALAEPLAVCLHAVARAGKIDGKRGIIFGAGPIGLLTMLAAHRAGMADITVADIAPAPLAFATKLGASHVENVSGGEEGLKAQAAARPYDVAFEVSGTAAGLASAIQIVRRGGVVVQIGNLPGGQIPTPSNAVMAKEIDLRGSFRFGFEFMNAVELIGNGSVDVLSLVTAERPLSTAPDALRLALDRSQSVKVVLTAN; encoded by the coding sequence ATGACCTCGACCGCTCTCGCCGCGACCCTGTTCGGCCCCGAAGACCTGCGCATGATCGAGCATCCGCTCGACAAGCTTAGCCAGGGCATGGTGCGCATCCGCTTCGGTGCCGGCGGCATCTGCGGCTCGGACATGCACTATTTCCGCCATGCCCGCACCGGCGACTTCGTGGTGAAGTCGCCGCTGGTGCTGGGACATGAGATCTCGGGCGAGGTCGTGGAGATCTCCGGTACCGCCGCCAATCTGAAGGTCGGCGACCGCGTTGCCGTCAATCCGTCACGCTGGTGCGGCCATTGCGTCGCCTGCCGTGAGGGCCGGTCGAACCTGTGCGAGAACATCTATTTCATGGGCTCGGCCTCAAAGACGCCGCACATGCAGGGCGGCTTCGCCAATTACTTCGACGCGATCCCCGCGCAGTGCGTGAAGATTCCCGATCACGTGTCCTACCAGGCCGCGGCGCTGGCCGAGCCGCTCGCGGTCTGCCTGCACGCGGTCGCGCGCGCCGGCAAGATCGATGGCAAGCGCGGCATCATCTTCGGTGCCGGCCCGATCGGGCTTTTGACCATGCTCGCCGCGCACCGCGCCGGCATGGCTGACATCACGGTCGCCGACATCGCGCCGGCGCCGCTGGCCTTTGCGACCAAGCTCGGCGCCTCGCATGTCGAGAACGTGTCGGGCGGTGAAGAGGGCCTGAAGGCACAGGCTGCCGCGCGTCCTTACGACGTCGCCTTCGAGGTCTCGGGCACGGCTGCGGGCCTTGCCAGCGCGATTCAGATCGTCAGGCGCGGCGGCGTCGTGGTGCAGATCGGCAATCTGCCGGGAGGCCAGATCCCGACACCGTCGAATGCCGTGATGGCCAAGGAGATCGACCTGCGCGGCTCGTTCCGCTTCGGCTTCGAGTTCATGAATGCGGTGGAACTGATCGGCAACGGCAGCGTCGATGTGCTGTCGCTGGTCACCGCCGAGCGGCCGCTCTCGACCGCGCCCGATGCGCTGCGGCTGGCGCTCGACCGCTCGCAGAGCGTCAAGGTCGTGCTGACCGCGAACTGA
- the uxuA gene encoding mannonate dehydratase has protein sequence MMLEGWRWYGPDDPVSLDDVRQAGASDIVSALHQVPIGEAWTRKAVEERKNFIENGQPGRSQLTWSVVESIPIPDDVKRLGGKATKSIEAWIASLEAVAASGIKIICYNFMPVVDWCRTDLEWELPNGARAMRFDQDRFAAFELHILKRPAAVQEYSPEQQARAKKLFEQMSQADIDYLVMVIASALPGSTTEPMTIPQFRDRLETYRDITPEILRQHLAEFLARVTPVAEQLGVSLTLHPDDPPRPLFGLPRIASSADDYQALFDAVPSKANGICFCTGSLGVRAENNLPEMAERFGPRIAFAHLRATKREADGLSFYESDHLDGDVDMIAVLKALLKENARRAPDKRIVFRPDHGHRMLDDLADTKRTNPGYTAIGRLRGLAELRGAIRAIEHR, from the coding sequence ATGATGCTGGAGGGATGGCGCTGGTACGGGCCCGATGATCCGGTCTCGCTCGACGACGTCAGGCAGGCCGGCGCGAGCGATATCGTCTCGGCGCTGCATCAGGTGCCGATCGGGGAGGCCTGGACGCGCAAGGCGGTCGAGGAGCGCAAGAACTTCATTGAGAACGGCCAGCCCGGCCGTTCTCAATTGACTTGGTCGGTGGTGGAATCGATTCCGATCCCCGACGACGTCAAGCGCCTTGGCGGAAAAGCGACGAAGTCGATCGAGGCCTGGATCGCGAGCCTGGAGGCGGTGGCGGCCAGCGGCATCAAGATCATCTGCTACAATTTCATGCCCGTGGTGGACTGGTGCCGCACCGATCTGGAATGGGAGCTGCCGAACGGCGCCCGTGCCATGCGCTTCGACCAGGACCGCTTTGCCGCGTTCGAGCTGCACATCCTGAAGCGCCCGGCCGCCGTACAGGAATATTCGCCGGAACAACAGGCGCGCGCGAAGAAACTGTTCGAGCAGATGAGCCAGGCGGATATCGACTATCTCGTCATGGTCATCGCCAGCGCGCTGCCGGGCTCGACCACCGAGCCGATGACCATCCCGCAATTCCGCGATCGGCTGGAAACGTACCGCGACATCACGCCTGAGATCCTGCGGCAGCACCTTGCGGAATTCCTCGCGCGCGTGACGCCGGTGGCCGAGCAGCTCGGCGTGTCGCTGACGCTGCACCCGGACGATCCGCCGCGACCGCTGTTCGGCCTGCCGCGCATTGCTTCCAGCGCCGACGACTATCAGGCGCTGTTCGACGCCGTGCCGTCCAAGGCGAACGGCATCTGTTTCTGCACCGGCTCGCTCGGCGTGCGCGCGGAGAACAATTTGCCAGAAATGGCCGAGCGCTTCGGCCCGCGCATTGCCTTCGCCCATCTGCGCGCGACCAAGCGCGAGGCCGACGGGTTGTCGTTCTACGAGTCCGACCATCTCGACGGTGACGTCGACATGATCGCGGTGCTCAAGGCGCTGTTGAAGGAGAACGCACGGCGCGCACCGGACAAGAGAATCGTGTTCCGGCCCGACCACGGCCACCGCATGCTCGACGATCTCGCCGACACCAAGCGCACCAACCCCGGCTACACCGCCATCGGCCGCCTGCGCGGCCTCGCCGAGCTACGTGGTGCGATCAGGGCGATCGAGCATCGGTAG
- a CDS encoding LysR family transcriptional regulator, with amino-acid sequence MPELRRMLPSSNALFVFDAAARNGSFTAAAAELNVTQPAVSRMLGQFEEHLGVRLFDRKAGRAVLTEEGELLYRRVLEGFRSIESGLVEIERRRKGTETVTLSVSSAFTTHWLMPRIDKLQKQFPQVDLRFQLISGALRGPVENVDLGMRFRDRDEPSSGGTLVMKEVMLPMCSPGYLGETDPAEGNTIIRLAETPGDWAADYASLLTGRRGAAKALSFTDYAVVVQAALLGQGIALGWLTVASHWLLTGALVPASDTLTTTRRICEFLPPRNRIMRPIAAEIRDWIIAQMKSEIAAIDRLYPKLGAMAACY; translated from the coding sequence ATGCCAGAGCTCCGCCGCATGCTGCCGTCCAGTAACGCCCTGTTCGTGTTCGACGCGGCGGCGCGCAATGGCAGCTTCACGGCGGCGGCGGCCGAATTGAACGTGACGCAGCCGGCGGTGAGCCGGATGCTCGGCCAGTTCGAGGAGCATCTCGGCGTCCGCCTGTTCGATCGCAAGGCGGGCCGCGCGGTGCTCACCGAGGAAGGCGAGCTGCTCTATCGCCGCGTGCTCGAAGGCTTTCGCAGCATCGAGAGCGGGCTCGTCGAGATCGAGCGGCGCCGCAAGGGCACCGAGACGGTGACGCTGTCGGTCTCCTCCGCCTTCACCACGCATTGGCTGATGCCGCGCATCGACAAGCTGCAGAAGCAGTTTCCGCAAGTGGATCTGCGCTTCCAGCTGATCTCCGGCGCGCTGCGCGGGCCGGTGGAGAATGTCGATCTCGGCATGCGCTTCCGTGACCGCGACGAGCCGTCATCCGGCGGCACGCTGGTGATGAAGGAAGTGATGCTGCCGATGTGCAGCCCCGGCTATCTCGGCGAGACTGATCCCGCCGAGGGCAACACCATCATCCGCCTCGCCGAGACGCCGGGCGACTGGGCCGCGGATTACGCATCGCTCCTCACCGGACGACGCGGCGCGGCCAAGGCGTTGAGCTTCACCGACTATGCAGTCGTGGTGCAGGCCGCGCTGCTCGGCCAGGGCATCGCGCTCGGCTGGCTGACGGTCGCCTCGCACTGGCTGCTCACCGGCGCGCTGGTGCCGGCCTCCGACACGCTGACCACCACGCGCCGCATCTGCGAATTCCTGCCGCCGCGCAACCGGATCATGCGTCCCATCGCCGCCGAGATCCGCGACTGGATCATCGCGCAGATGAAAAGCGAGATCGCCGCGATCGACCGGCTCTATCCGAAGCTCGGCGCCATGGCGGCGTGTTACTGA